A window from Mytilus galloprovincialis chromosome 8, xbMytGall1.hap1.1, whole genome shotgun sequence encodes these proteins:
- the LOC143043405 gene encoding SCO-spondin-like → MHQQTLIYCMFLIVQTVNGNRRTWSAWTPWTSCSKTCGSGTRFRTRTWRSVNWNERQTEGCVTIACPVDGNWGPWSIFGPCSVTCGTGLNYRSRICNDPAPSLNGKPCDGEETSSQICNTTKVCAAFTSTLPGGVHPYQNGAVIGYPIKLLDNSGYSNGIFTVLPGMGGIYSVSVTIMSGSVTGHTTLRKNGAILVWLFTYKEYDMASQTINIQLAEGDRIWVQMTNQASSLFDVYNTFSAIRIV, encoded by the exons ATGCATCAGCAAACACTGATTTATTGTATGTTCTTGATTGTTCAAACAG TCAATGGAAACAGGAGAACTTGGTCTGCATGGACTCCTTGGACATCATGTTCAAAAACTTGTGGAAGTGGAACACGGTTTAGAACACGAACTTGGAGAAGTGTTAATTGGAATGAAAGACAGACTGAAGGTTGTGTCACGATTGCATGTCCAG TCGATGGAAACTGGGGACCATGGAGTATTTTCGGACCATGCTCAGTAACATGTGGAACAGGATTGAACTACAGAAGTCGAATCTGTAATGATCCAGCTCCTTCGCTGAATGGGAAGCCATGTGATGGTGAAGAGACTAGCTCACAGATTTGTAACACTACTAAAGTATGTGCAG CATTCACATCAACATTACCCGGAGGTGTTCATCCATATCAGAACGGCGCTGTTATCGGATATCCGATTAAGCTTTTAGACAATAGTGGTTACAGTAATGGTATTTTTACTGTTCTTCCTGGAATGGGCGGTATTTACTCGGTATCTGTTACCATAATGTCAGGCTCTGTTACAGGTCACACTACTTTGAGGAAGAATGGAGCTATTTTGGTGTGGTTATTCACTTATAAAGAATATGATATGGCATCCCAAACTATCAACATTCAACTGGCAGAAGGGGACAGGATTTGGGTACAAATGACCAATCAGGCATCCAGTCTTTTTGATGTTTATAACACATTTAGTGCAATAAGAATAGTTTGA